A genome region from Flavobacterium sp. CFS9 includes the following:
- a CDS encoding nitroreductase produces the protein MKIKNNPSKIKLSDSSYKLNKISKNIRNRRSVYANQFIKGELPDQLLEEILTNATWAPTHKMTEPWRFIVFRGKYLKKYGEYMAHYYRDFYSELSPEDQKDKLSYLENYPLNAACMIGVIMVKNTKIDLPEWEEIAAVSSAVQNIALTCHAHKIGSYWSTKGVAIDYVAKFGLSENEKSLGLLYLGYYPEALKPSKKKRTPLSKKVVYLD, from the coding sequence ATGAAAATTAAGAACAACCCCAGTAAAATCAAGCTATCAGACTCTTCTTATAAATTAAACAAAATTTCGAAGAACATCCGTAACAGGAGAAGCGTCTATGCCAATCAGTTTATCAAGGGAGAATTACCGGATCAATTGCTTGAAGAAATTTTGACAAATGCGACCTGGGCCCCTACCCATAAAATGACAGAACCCTGGAGGTTTATCGTTTTTAGGGGCAAATATTTGAAGAAGTACGGCGAATATATGGCTCATTATTACAGAGATTTCTACAGTGAATTGTCTCCCGAAGATCAAAAAGACAAGCTTTCTTATCTCGAAAACTACCCGTTAAACGCTGCCTGCATGATTGGAGTAATCATGGTGAAAAACACCAAAATTGACCTGCCCGAGTGGGAAGAAATTGCTGCAGTCTCTTCGGCTGTGCAAAATATAGCGCTTACCTGCCATGCTCATAAAATAGGCAGTTACTGGAGTACCAAAGGTGTAGCTATTGATTATGTCGCAAAATTTGGTCTCTCAGAAAATGAAAAATCACTAGGACTTCTTTATCTGGGGTACTATCCCGAAGCCTTAAAACCCTCCAAAAAAAAGAGAACCCCTTTATCTAAAAAAGTCGTCTACCTCGACTGA
- a CDS encoding aspartate aminotransferase family protein, translating to MNTTLIRTEVTEKGVQSDQDFYKDIFHQNSGTEYAQAMKLAQERVSNFLKNNKKPFSGIKPEEIRAKVDEVDFDTPLPDYESLLNEVDELYVNHATAFHLPEYIAHLNCPVVIPALAAEILISAINSSQDTYDQSAGGTFIERKLIDWTSEQIGYTKGDGVFTAGGSQSNLMGLLLARDYYALQYQKWNIKLEGLPPDAHKYRIFVSDKAHFSNHKTTWVLGLGEQAIVNVGVDQRYRMDPEKLEKAIADEIRRGNIPIAITATAGTTDFGNVDPLKTIADIANRYNLWLHVDAAYGCGLLLTEKQRHLLNGIELADSVTIDYHKSFFQPVSSSAFIVKDNLHLNIIKHHADYLNPKEQNYDVLPAQVNKSIVQTTRRFDALKLWFTLRYMGKKKLGKFTEALIETTQQTAAYIEADPNFELLCHSDMGILLFRYLDGPVESNSCDVNKYIKEKLFYGGEVLVASTKVNGEFYLKFTILNPLTTLNDIKNILNLIKQNGDEYHRLN from the coding sequence ATGAATACCACATTGATTCGTACAGAAGTCACCGAGAAAGGAGTCCAGTCGGACCAGGATTTTTATAAAGACATTTTCCACCAGAACTCCGGAACAGAATACGCACAGGCCATGAAATTAGCACAGGAACGCGTTTCTAATTTCCTAAAAAACAATAAAAAACCTTTCAGCGGAATCAAACCTGAAGAAATCAGAGCTAAAGTTGATGAAGTAGATTTTGACACTCCACTACCCGATTACGAAAGCCTGCTGAACGAAGTAGACGAACTTTATGTGAACCACGCTACCGCCTTTCACCTACCTGAATATATTGCTCATTTAAACTGCCCGGTTGTTATTCCGGCATTAGCAGCAGAAATTCTGATAAGCGCCATCAACTCTTCGCAAGATACTTACGACCAAAGCGCCGGTGGAACTTTTATTGAAAGAAAACTGATTGACTGGACTAGCGAGCAGATTGGCTATACAAAAGGTGATGGCGTTTTTACGGCCGGAGGCTCTCAAAGTAATTTAATGGGCTTGCTTTTAGCAAGAGATTATTATGCTTTACAGTATCAGAAATGGAATATCAAATTGGAAGGTCTTCCTCCTGATGCACACAAATACAGAATTTTTGTTTCGGACAAAGCGCACTTCAGCAATCATAAAACGACATGGGTTTTAGGTCTTGGAGAACAGGCCATCGTAAACGTCGGAGTTGATCAAAGATACCGCATGGATCCTGAAAAGCTGGAAAAAGCAATCGCCGACGAAATCAGAAGAGGAAACATTCCAATTGCTATTACCGCAACAGCCGGTACCACCGATTTCGGTAACGTAGATCCCTTGAAAACCATCGCTGATATTGCCAACCGTTATAATTTATGGCTTCACGTAGATGCTGCTTATGGCTGCGGATTATTGCTGACAGAGAAACAAAGGCATTTATTAAACGGTATCGAACTGGCCGATTCTGTAACTATTGATTACCACAAATCATTCTTCCAGCCGGTGAGCAGCAGTGCTTTTATTGTGAAAGATAACCTTCACCTCAACATTATCAAGCACCACGCTGATTACTTAAATCCAAAAGAACAAAATTACGATGTGCTTCCGGCTCAGGTTAATAAATCGATTGTTCAGACGACACGTCGTTTTGATGCTTTAAAACTTTGGTTTACACTCCGTTACATGGGCAAGAAGAAACTCGGAAAATTCACCGAAGCCTTAATCGAAACCACTCAACAAACTGCTGCCTACATTGAAGCCGATCCTAATTTCGAACTGTTATGCCACTCTGATATGGGTATTTTATTGTTCCGTTATCTGGACGGACCAGTTGAATCCAATTCTTGCGATGTCAACAAATACATCAAAGAGAAGCTTTTCTATGGCGGCGAAGTACTGGTAGCCAGTACCAAAGTAAATGGAGAATTCTACCTGAAGTTCACCATTTTAAATCCTCTTACCACCCTAAATGATATTAAAAACATTCTTAACCTCATAAAACAAAACGGAGATGAATACCACAGACTCAACTAA
- a CDS encoding CusA/CzcA family heavy metal efflux RND transporter: MLNKIIQFSVKNKLVIGIFTLLWIIYGVFEVTRLPIDAVPDITNNQVQIITTAPSLGAEDVERLITFPIEQAISNIPQLKESRSISRFGLSLVTIVFADDTDVYWARQQVAERLQKVEIAENASIPEMAPATTGLGEIYQYVLKPQPGYETKYSLEDLRTIQDWTIRRQLLGTPGIADVATFGGKLKQYEIAVNPSRLKAQNLTIKEVFTALNSNNENTGGAYIEKGPTVLYIRSVGLTRNIKDIQNIIVKNTQAGTPILIKDIAEVKMSSAIRYGALTTDDIGESVGGIVMMLKGENANNVIVKVKKRVAEIEKILPKGLKIEPFLDRTKMVDNAIGTVEKNLIEGALIVVLVLVLFLGNLRAGFIVASVIPLAMLFAIIMMNTFGVSGNLMSLGALDFGLIVDGAVIIVEAILHHIHSAKKYKEIDSISQEEMDKEVTGSAGRMMNAAVFGQIIILIVYLPILSLEGIEGKMFKPMAQTVAFAILGAFILSLTYVPMVSALFISKKINHKPNLSDRIMAKMEFYYEIALSRALQVRKGIVISAFVLFGIALLLFSRMGGEFIPQLEEGDFAVETRLLLGTNLSTTTATIEKISSALKSTYPEVEKVVSRIGSAEIPTDPMPIEGGDMIIVLKDKSEWTSASSFPELADKMTQTVKEVAPGVTTGFQFPVQMRFNELMTGAKQDLVCKIYGEDLDKLAQYTEQLGAISNTVEGATDLYVEKVTGMPQIVIDYDWAEMAKYGIYVSDINQTVNAAFAGAVAGSIYEGEKKFDMVVRVEANGRKDIQDVRNLLISTRSGIQIPLYQVASVKEVEGPNQIQREDAKRRIIVGFNVRGRDVESIVEELQKKVNSQIKFAPGYYITYGGTFENLQQAKSRLGIAVPAALFMILALLYFAFRSFKEGIIIFTAIPLSAIGGVFGLALRDMPFSISAGVGFIALFGVAVLNGIVLISEFNRIQKHGEITNPFQIIIIGTKNRLRPVLMTAAVASLGFLPMALSNGAGAEVQRPLATVVIGGLITATLLTLFVLPAIYLMTYHTKVFSKKNKKNKMDKLTSLLLALFLTASVQAQDAPVSLEESLSIAIQHNRRIKSSLLNERSKEQLEKSAFDIPKTALTADYGQFNSAVNDTRFGISQTFAFPTLYTNQKKVLREHHNAAKAESQLTVQQVKSNVRSLFYDYIWLNSKKELLVYADSIYRLMEQKSELRYKTGETNVLEKTASQSARQFYSNQLAMVNKDIAITLKTFNTVLQDSIIHVPTSERVKNDFVVSFNQNKDTAELPQVQLSMYEAEAAKWRWKTERSKLMPDITIGYNNLSIIGTQTSAVGQEVYYSGSQRFNYVNFGLSVPLFFGSQSARNKAARVEYETYKMQAETTKIEWKTEIVNAVNEIEKYKESLSYYENEGLKNATVIIDAANSQLENGDIDYLQWVLVVNQAITIKNEYFDRIKDYNNAVIHWQTLNNL, encoded by the coding sequence ATGCTTAATAAGATCATACAGTTCTCCGTTAAAAATAAACTGGTAATTGGGATCTTCACATTGCTATGGATTATCTATGGCGTGTTTGAAGTAACCCGTTTGCCTATTGATGCGGTTCCTGACATCACCAACAATCAGGTACAAATTATTACAACAGCTCCGTCTTTGGGAGCAGAAGATGTAGAGCGTTTAATTACATTTCCAATCGAACAGGCAATAAGCAACATACCGCAGCTGAAAGAAAGCCGCAGTATTTCGCGTTTCGGACTTTCGCTGGTTACGATTGTTTTTGCAGACGATACAGATGTGTATTGGGCACGTCAACAGGTTGCCGAACGATTGCAAAAAGTTGAAATTGCAGAGAACGCCAGTATTCCTGAAATGGCACCCGCAACCACAGGTTTGGGAGAAATTTATCAATATGTCCTTAAACCGCAACCCGGATACGAAACTAAATATTCTCTAGAAGATTTGCGTACGATTCAGGACTGGACAATAAGAAGACAGCTTTTGGGAACTCCCGGAATTGCCGACGTCGCTACTTTTGGAGGGAAACTCAAGCAATACGAAATTGCCGTTAATCCTTCACGGCTTAAAGCACAGAATCTGACTATAAAAGAGGTTTTTACAGCACTGAACAGTAATAACGAAAACACAGGTGGGGCTTATATTGAAAAAGGACCAACGGTACTTTACATCCGAAGTGTTGGACTGACCCGAAACATAAAAGACATTCAGAATATTATTGTCAAAAATACACAGGCCGGAACTCCAATTTTGATTAAAGATATTGCAGAGGTAAAAATGTCATCGGCTATACGTTACGGAGCATTAACGACAGATGATATTGGCGAGTCGGTTGGTGGAATTGTAATGATGCTTAAAGGAGAGAACGCGAATAATGTTATCGTAAAGGTTAAAAAACGGGTTGCTGAGATTGAGAAAATTTTGCCCAAAGGTTTAAAAATAGAACCTTTTTTAGATCGGACTAAGATGGTAGATAATGCGATTGGTACAGTAGAGAAGAACCTTATTGAAGGAGCGTTGATCGTAGTACTGGTGCTGGTACTCTTCCTTGGGAATTTAAGAGCAGGTTTTATTGTGGCTTCGGTTATTCCGTTAGCGATGCTGTTTGCAATTATCATGATGAATACATTTGGTGTAAGCGGTAATTTGATGAGTCTGGGTGCGCTCGATTTTGGTTTGATAGTCGATGGTGCCGTAATTATTGTCGAGGCCATTTTGCATCATATTCATTCCGCTAAAAAATACAAAGAAATCGATTCTATTTCGCAAGAAGAGATGGATAAGGAGGTGACGGGATCAGCAGGACGCATGATGAATGCCGCAGTATTCGGGCAAATTATTATTCTGATCGTATACCTTCCAATATTGTCATTAGAAGGTATTGAAGGAAAAATGTTCAAGCCAATGGCGCAAACGGTGGCCTTTGCCATTTTAGGCGCCTTTATATTGTCGCTTACCTATGTTCCTATGGTCAGTGCATTATTCATTAGCAAAAAAATAAATCATAAGCCCAATTTGTCAGACCGAATAATGGCAAAAATGGAGTTTTATTATGAAATAGCATTGTCACGAGCATTGCAAGTTAGAAAAGGGATTGTGATTTCAGCTTTCGTTCTGTTTGGTATTGCCTTGTTGCTTTTTAGCCGAATGGGAGGTGAATTTATACCACAACTGGAAGAAGGCGATTTTGCTGTAGAAACCCGATTGTTATTGGGGACAAATTTGTCAACGACTACTGCAACAATTGAGAAAATTTCGTCAGCATTGAAAAGTACTTATCCGGAAGTAGAAAAAGTAGTTTCAAGAATTGGGAGTGCTGAGATTCCAACAGATCCGATGCCTATAGAAGGAGGTGATATGATTATTGTTCTGAAAGATAAATCAGAATGGACCAGTGCTTCTTCGTTTCCTGAATTGGCAGATAAAATGACCCAAACTGTTAAAGAGGTTGCTCCGGGAGTTACGACTGGTTTTCAGTTTCCGGTTCAAATGCGTTTTAACGAATTGATGACAGGAGCAAAGCAGGATTTGGTTTGCAAAATTTACGGAGAAGATCTCGATAAGCTGGCTCAATATACCGAGCAGTTAGGCGCTATTAGCAATACTGTTGAAGGAGCTACAGATCTCTATGTTGAAAAGGTTACCGGAATGCCACAAATCGTTATTGACTATGACTGGGCAGAAATGGCGAAATACGGTATTTATGTTTCAGATATCAATCAAACCGTAAATGCTGCTTTTGCAGGAGCTGTAGCAGGCAGTATTTATGAAGGAGAAAAAAAGTTTGATATGGTGGTGCGCGTGGAGGCTAATGGACGGAAAGATATTCAGGACGTTCGAAATTTACTCATTTCAACCCGTTCCGGAATACAGATTCCGTTGTATCAGGTGGCTTCGGTAAAAGAAGTCGAAGGCCCGAACCAGATTCAGCGGGAAGATGCCAAAAGAAGAATTATTGTCGGTTTTAATGTAAGAGGACGGGATGTAGAATCTATTGTAGAAGAATTGCAGAAAAAAGTTAACAGTCAGATCAAATTTGCTCCCGGATATTACATTACCTACGGAGGTACTTTTGAAAATCTGCAACAGGCAAAATCGCGCCTTGGAATTGCAGTCCCGGCAGCTTTGTTTATGATTTTGGCGCTGTTGTATTTTGCTTTCCGATCTTTTAAAGAAGGAATTATCATTTTTACAGCGATTCCTTTGTCGGCAATTGGCGGTGTTTTTGGACTGGCATTGCGGGATATGCCGTTTAGTATTTCTGCCGGAGTTGGTTTTATAGCACTGTTTGGCGTAGCGGTTTTAAATGGAATTGTTTTAATTTCTGAATTCAATCGCATACAAAAACATGGTGAAATTACTAATCCGTTTCAAATTATTATTATCGGAACTAAAAACAGATTGCGCCCTGTATTGATGACCGCTGCTGTTGCTTCTTTAGGATTTTTACCTATGGCTTTGAGCAATGGCGCAGGAGCAGAGGTACAGCGTCCGCTCGCCACGGTCGTTATTGGCGGACTGATTACGGCTACTTTGCTCACACTGTTTGTACTTCCTGCTATTTATTTAATGACGTATCATACCAAAGTTTTTTCTAAGAAAAATAAAAAAAATAAAATGGATAAGCTGACTTCATTACTGCTGGCTTTGTTTCTTACTGCTTCGGTACAGGCACAAGATGCCCCTGTCTCGCTTGAAGAATCTTTGTCAATAGCGATTCAGCATAACAGAAGAATTAAATCTTCTCTGTTGAATGAAAGATCAAAAGAACAATTGGAAAAATCTGCTTTTGATATTCCTAAAACAGCTCTTACAGCCGATTATGGTCAGTTTAACAGTGCCGTAAACGATACCCGTTTTGGAATTAGTCAGACTTTTGCTTTTCCAACACTGTATACGAATCAGAAAAAAGTGTTGAGAGAGCATCACAATGCCGCAAAAGCAGAATCGCAGCTAACAGTGCAACAGGTTAAGTCGAATGTGAGAAGCTTATTTTATGATTACATCTGGCTCAACAGTAAAAAGGAATTGTTAGTTTATGCCGACTCGATTTACAGATTAATGGAACAGAAATCAGAGCTGCGTTACAAAACAGGAGAAACCAATGTTTTGGAAAAAACAGCTTCTCAATCAGCACGGCAGTTTTATTCGAACCAGCTTGCAATGGTGAATAAAGATATCGCCATCACGCTTAAAACGTTTAATACGGTTCTTCAGGACAGTATTATTCACGTGCCCACTTCAGAAAGGGTGAAAAATGATTTTGTGGTTTCATTCAATCAAAATAAAGATACCGCAGAGCTTCCTCAGGTACAGCTTTCAATGTACGAAGCCGAAGCGGCAAAATGGCGATGGAAAACGGAACGGTCCAAATTAATGCCTGATATTACTATCGGTTATAATAATTTAAGCATCATTGGAACACAAACCAGCGCTGTAGGTCAGGAGGTTTATTATAGTGGCAGTCAAAGATTTAATTATGTCAATTTCGGTTTGTCAGTCCCTCTTTTTTTCGGCAGTCAGTCGGCACGTAATAAAGCGGCCAGAGTGGAGTATGAAACGTACAAAATGCAGGCAGAAACTACAAAGATTGAATGGAAGACAGAAATAGTCAATGCAGTAAATGAAATCGAAAAATACAAAGAAAGCCTTTCTTATTATGAAAATGAAGGACTAAAAAATGCGACGGTAATTATCGACGCTGCCAATAGTCAATTGGAAAACGGAGATATCGATTACCTGCAATGGGTTTTAGTGGTCAATCAGGCGATAACCATAAAAAATGAATATTTCGACAGAATTAAAGATTATAACAACGCAGTAATTCATTGGCAAACCCTTAATAATTTATAA
- a CDS encoding GNAT family N-acetyltransferase: MNTTDSTNFYQLAEQVNYKSLLNCYCREFSNWIQYEGVPKYDPALAEFMKTIDHSSFLKFDFSVIGQEVFAPLVYFSQSGVHAYGFPVVSRTIATDEFREINPIEFTELVAAYSKTESPDIDPVPTQKRMQNSIENLALYLEHYKNSDRTANNPEQSFIASEQSLILGHTVHPLPKSREGFTKDELVQYSPETQGQFPLHYFLIHPENVIEKSAEDYLITDYLRKEVSQFADKNAKELLDFYSQYKIVPVHPWEATYLLEQKEVKEMQSKQLLFSLGQFGPSYAATSSVRTVYNADSEWMYKFSLHVKITNSFRVNYLHELNRGYDAAQLMKTDWGKGIQKDYPQIQLITDPAFITVVYEDQIIDGFSTSIRENPFHGANANKNVTLVASLTQDNILTEQPRIVTLIEESAKRQDLTVVDTAIAWFKQYLNISLTPLIGIFNKYGFGSEFHQQNVMVEFDENLLPSKFYFRDNQGYFFRQGQVEELERLIPEFGKDSRSFIAEKRIIDFWGYYFLINHLLGIVSALGKNKLADEDTLLDLIYEAIKKEGESDVTGLVSHFTESVKLIVKGNLLTSLNNMDEASAPRTNPAVYKTFPNPLNRHYFSKKLIQPKTGTTVFSRYFEKENVTITLRPVDVDKDLEMLHEWFHREHALKIWQMNWPIRDLEVFYRTLLPGGHSHSYIGEANGVPTFNIEVYWASRDIVGEYYDVLPSDYGTHQFIAPTDPKLKYGSPATQSMMDFVLSEAKVGKMVGEGSVDSIASMMNKAHVGFKIQKVIEMPHKKANLNFCYREWYWAKFPAAEEFQKNRVSASQV; encoded by the coding sequence ATGAATACCACAGACTCAACTAATTTTTACCAACTGGCAGAACAAGTTAACTACAAATCCCTGCTGAACTGCTATTGCAGAGAATTTAGCAACTGGATCCAATACGAAGGTGTCCCGAAATACGATCCTGCTTTGGCCGAATTTATGAAAACGATCGATCATAGCTCTTTTCTTAAATTTGATTTCAGTGTTATTGGTCAGGAAGTTTTCGCTCCATTGGTTTATTTTTCTCAAAGTGGCGTACATGCATACGGATTTCCGGTGGTGTCACGCACTATTGCAACGGACGAGTTCAGAGAAATAAATCCAATCGAATTTACGGAACTTGTTGCGGCTTATTCTAAAACAGAGAGCCCTGATATTGATCCTGTTCCTACGCAAAAACGCATGCAAAACAGTATCGAGAATCTGGCGCTTTATCTGGAACATTACAAAAACAGTGATCGTACAGCCAACAATCCGGAACAGTCCTTTATAGCTTCTGAACAATCTTTGATCCTGGGACATACCGTACATCCGCTGCCAAAAAGCAGAGAAGGATTTACAAAGGACGAATTGGTTCAATATTCTCCTGAAACCCAAGGACAATTCCCGCTACACTATTTCCTGATTCACCCTGAAAATGTGATTGAAAAAAGTGCTGAAGACTATTTGATCACTGATTATCTGAGAAAAGAAGTTTCGCAATTTGCTGATAAAAATGCCAAAGAATTACTGGATTTCTATTCGCAATACAAAATAGTACCGGTTCACCCTTGGGAAGCAACTTATTTATTGGAGCAAAAAGAAGTTAAAGAAATGCAGTCTAAACAGCTTCTTTTCAGTTTGGGGCAATTTGGACCTTCTTATGCAGCGACCTCATCTGTTCGTACCGTTTACAATGCCGACAGTGAATGGATGTATAAATTCTCTTTGCATGTAAAAATCACTAATTCCTTCCGCGTCAATTACCTGCACGAACTGAATCGCGGTTATGATGCCGCACAGCTGATGAAAACAGATTGGGGAAAAGGCATTCAAAAAGATTACCCACAAATTCAGCTTATTACTGATCCGGCTTTCATTACAGTGGTTTATGAAGATCAAATTATTGACGGTTTCAGCACCAGTATTCGTGAAAACCCTTTTCATGGAGCCAACGCCAATAAAAATGTAACGCTAGTTGCTTCTTTGACACAGGATAACATTTTGACAGAGCAGCCAAGAATCGTAACGCTGATCGAAGAATCGGCCAAAAGACAAGATTTGACCGTAGTGGACACTGCTATTGCATGGTTCAAACAATACCTGAATATCAGCCTTACGCCTTTAATTGGCATCTTTAACAAATACGGATTTGGATCAGAATTTCACCAACAGAATGTAATGGTTGAATTTGATGAAAATCTTTTGCCTTCCAAATTCTATTTCAGAGACAATCAGGGGTACTTTTTCCGTCAGGGACAAGTGGAAGAACTGGAGCGTTTGATTCCGGAATTTGGTAAAGACAGCCGTTCTTTTATTGCCGAAAAAAGAATCATTGATTTCTGGGGCTATTATTTCTTAATCAATCACTTGCTTGGAATTGTGAGCGCTTTGGGTAAAAACAAATTGGCTGACGAAGATACACTGCTTGACCTGATTTACGAAGCGATCAAAAAAGAGGGAGAATCGGATGTAACCGGTTTAGTTTCTCATTTTACCGAAAGTGTCAAACTAATCGTAAAAGGGAATTTACTAACCAGTTTAAACAATATGGATGAAGCCAGTGCGCCAAGAACTAATCCGGCGGTGTACAAAACTTTTCCTAATCCTTTAAACCGACACTATTTCTCTAAAAAACTAATCCAGCCAAAAACAGGTACTACTGTTTTCAGCCGTTATTTCGAGAAAGAAAATGTAACGATTACTCTGCGTCCGGTAGATGTCGACAAAGATTTGGAGATGCTTCACGAGTGGTTTCACCGCGAACATGCTTTGAAAATCTGGCAAATGAACTGGCCAATTCGTGATTTGGAGGTATTTTACCGCACATTACTTCCTGGTGGTCATTCGCACAGTTACATTGGAGAAGCCAATGGGGTACCAACTTTTAATATCGAAGTGTATTGGGCAAGTCGTGACATTGTGGGTGAATACTACGATGTACTCCCATCTGATTACGGAACGCACCAGTTTATCGCACCAACTGATCCGAAACTGAAATACGGTTCTCCGGCAACACAATCTATGATGGATTTTGTATTGAGCGAAGCCAAAGTAGGCAAAATGGTAGGTGAAGGTTCTGTTGATTCTATCGCTTCGATGATGAACAAAGCTCACGTTGGATTTAAAATTCAAAAAGTAATCGAAATGCCTCATAAAAAAGCCAATCTGAACTTTTGTTACAGAGAATGGTACTGGGCAAAATTCCCGGCTGCTGAAGAGTTTCAAAAAAATAGGGTTTCAGCCTCACAAGTTTAA
- a CDS encoding lysine N(6)-hydroxylase/L-ornithine N(5)-oxygenase family protein: MNTEKIYSVIGIGIGPFNLGLAALIEPIEDLSALFFDQSEGFDWHPGLMLNNATLQVPFLADLVTMADPTNKYSFLNYIKQSGRAYKFYIRENFFIYRREYNEYCKWAAAQLTNLRFSHKVISIDPVDDVYKVTVINTQTCVTSVYYTHKIVLGTGTSPHVPDFIDTEALPNVIHASQYLYFKPQIQKNASVTIIGSGQSAAEVFRDLLPETEDGLQLKWFTRSSHFFPLDNKSKLTLELTSPEYVDHFHSLSAQKRKQLLDSQHGLYKGIDHELINEIFDSLYEMSLEDTPLNVELRSNMRLTSVKEDTDGSHLLDFVQTELELPFEDQTDYVILATGYKYKEPAILSGIQDKIGRLENGLFKVHRNYTIDKNGTDIFVQNAELHTHGLSTPDLGMGAYRNSYIINQIANREVYKVEKRIAFQQFGVQRATSEFSSANVLELVNEPLNN; this comes from the coding sequence ATGAATACAGAAAAAATATATTCGGTAATCGGAATTGGAATTGGTCCTTTCAACCTTGGACTTGCCGCACTTATCGAACCCATTGAAGATTTATCAGCACTGTTTTTTGATCAGTCAGAAGGCTTTGACTGGCATCCGGGTTTAATGTTAAACAATGCTACACTGCAGGTTCCGTTCCTAGCCGATTTGGTTACCATGGCTGATCCGACGAATAAATACAGCTTCTTAAATTATATCAAACAGAGCGGACGTGCTTATAAATTTTACATCCGTGAAAATTTCTTTATCTACAGAAGAGAATACAATGAATATTGCAAATGGGCAGCTGCTCAATTAACCAACCTTAGATTTTCGCACAAGGTAATTTCAATTGACCCTGTTGACGATGTGTACAAAGTTACGGTGATCAATACTCAGACGTGTGTTACTTCTGTTTATTATACGCATAAAATAGTTTTAGGGACTGGAACTTCACCACATGTACCTGATTTTATTGACACTGAAGCCCTTCCAAATGTGATTCATGCCTCTCAATATTTGTATTTCAAACCTCAGATTCAGAAAAATGCGTCGGTAACAATCATTGGTTCGGGACAAAGTGCCGCCGAGGTATTCCGTGATCTTTTACCGGAAACGGAAGACGGATTGCAATTGAAATGGTTTACACGTTCGTCGCACTTCTTCCCTCTTGACAATAAATCTAAGCTGACTTTGGAGCTGACTTCTCCGGAATACGTAGATCATTTTCACAGTCTTTCGGCACAAAAAAGAAAACAGCTTTTAGACAGTCAGCATGGGTTATACAAAGGGATTGATCACGAATTGATTAACGAGATTTTCGACAGCTTGTACGAGATGAGCTTAGAAGATACGCCGCTGAATGTAGAATTACGCTCGAACATGCGTCTGACTTCGGTAAAAGAAGACACAGATGGCTCACATTTACTAGATTTTGTGCAGACAGAACTGGAGCTGCCTTTCGAAGACCAAACCGATTATGTGATTCTGGCAACGGGTTACAAATACAAAGAACCTGCTATTCTTTCAGGAATTCAGGACAAAATTGGCCGACTGGAAAATGGCTTGTTCAAAGTGCATCGTAATTATACTATTGACAAAAACGGTACAGATATTTTTGTTCAGAATGCTGAATTACATACGCATGGACTTTCGACTCCGGACTTGGGAATGGGTGCTTATCGAAATTCGTACATCATTAACCAAATCGCTAATCGTGAAGTGTATAAGGTTGAAAAACGTATTGCTTTTCAACAATTCGGAGTACAAAGAGCCACTTCTGAATTTTCATCAGCGAATGTTTTGGAATTAGTAAATGAACCCTTAAACAATTAG